The DNA window ACCTTCGCTACTAATTTATAAAAGTCATTCTGCAGGTAAACTGCTAAATTAGAAGTGGTGTTCTGTAGGAAAGTTGCCGATCACCTGTAGAGACAAAGACCATGAATACATTTCCTGGTGGGCCGATGAACAGAGTACAGCCTGGTGCAAGGATACTGCTCCTCCCTAcagtctgcagagagagaagaaacacgACATATTGAAATTGTATCAATCACAATGATGAGATGAAGCACACAAAACGTTGTGCCAGCAGTTCCTGTGGCCTTCTGAGAGGCAGTTCAGAGGTCATCTTCAATCTGCTGTCACTCACTGGGTGGCAAGGTGCCTTCAGGTGCCTCAGTGAACTCTAGAAACGAGGAAAGAAAACACGATCAGATTAAGAAAACGTCTTACTAGTGACCCATTGCAATGACTCACAGACTGACAGATGTCATGCAACATAACTCGTCCTGATCTGAAGTGTGACTTAAGAGGAGAAGAGCATTACCAGCCTGCTGGAGTTGGGCTACAGCTGTGAGCGCTGTGGAACAAAAACCACATGAGGGGAGTGTTTCacagcataaaaacaaacacacagcgaCTCAACCATAATTAAACAAGATGATTTGTGTGTTCTGTTTGGCAGCGTTACCGTGGAAACTGCAGAGGAGCAGGACCACTGGAAGGCTGCCCATTCCTTCAACTTGTAAGAGGTGAACTTTACGAGCTAAAGGAAACCGAAGAGGAAAAGAGTCAGGGTGATTTCACAGAGTGGAACTGTTCAATATCCTCACTCAAGATTattgtgctgtttgtgtttcctttaATCTCCTTGTGTATAAATACTCCAGGTAACTGTAATGTTTTCCCTAAAGTTTTGCTCCagctaaaaacacagagagcgGTGCTATGTTTTGGATACCAGACAAGTTGTCATCGTTGTTGAAGAGTGCCTGATGTCATTTTGCTGTGGAACAATCTGCTCTACAGTATATTCTTATATACTTTGGACTGCTTGTAAACAACCAGATAAGGCAGCATTGGAGCAACTatataaaaaaggttttaaatgacACTTTCtacctttaaaatgtttttcttctctccctcactccctTTCTTactctttctccttccctctcttctctcccacCCTGCATCATTCCTCTCGTGATGTGTCAGTGTAACTTTGGAGTCCAAGACGTGAGTTCTCTCaaaagaatgtgtttttttttgtgcccaATCTGAGCACCCCTCTGCCCCTCCTCTGTTACAGTCGCACATTCTTTTCCAGCTTTCTTTTCATAGAACATATCACTGCTTTCCAACTGTATGATCATCACTAGCCCCTCTGAGTGTGACGCTTTTGTCACAAGTTGTGTCTTTTCTGCTCCGATAATCAGAGTCATGCATTTGCAATTACTGAATTGAAAACTGGATTGTCCTGGTTTAGCTCGGTGCATGCCTCTGTTGATCTGTTTTTGAGAGTGACATGTTTTTCACTGCTTGTACTCACTGAACTCTGTATGCAACCACACATCACATTACTATAAAATATCAATTCAGAAGTGAATCAGTTTATCAGCCAAGCATTCATTCTTTACATTGCATGTTTACATCTAATCAATAGGAAATATCCATTAATATATTTGGATGTGAGATATCCTGCGTGTGCACATCCTCCTCTGTGTATttcctacagtatgtgttaaaATCAAGTGAAAAAGAAGCAGAATTAACTCATACTCACAACTTTTGCTGTCGTCCACAACTGCTTTAGTTTTATGAATCTTTTGTCTTCTCTTCTTTCCCCTCCTTCCCTcgccttctccctcctcctcctcctcctcctcttcctgtcctcctaaccatcagtgttttcttgcttttcactttttttcctgcCGCAATCTGGTAAGAAATTTAGCATGCAGCTACAATCTGATGTCCTTCATGTGAAGGGTTTTcccatttgtttcatttcacacacacacctttttattGGTCATCTTGAACAGACATTATATTAGACAGATGTACAGTTGCAGTGCCTTAGTTTCTCATCACCACACAAAGCAAAACATCCAACATCATCCACAAAAATTAGGGCAGTTACTCTTGTTCATTAAATAGGCTCCATTAAATCTGTAAAGGCAGACAAGTGACAGAGGGCTTTTTAAATATACTTTCCTTTAAATAATACTCAAAGTCTTTGTAAACACATATGTAAAGATATAACTGTCTTTATTTAAGATAATACGATCACAGATGCAGTCTCTATGTATATATTTGCAGATGTAGATTTTTCTGAGCCTCAGCAAGTTATGTTTCTCCTGGAATCTGTTTGGATTTGTTGTCATATTaatggaaaaattaaataatgaagCAAATGAAAGACACAAATGAACAGAGGCATTGAACCACAGAGGGCCTCAAATTTGACTTTTGCGCTACTTAATACAACCAGCAGGTGGAGCAGTGTGCATAGAGTCTTTGGCCTCTTCATACAATCAGGGGTCAGTCAGTAAAAGTTACTGAATTGATAGAACAGTTAATACTATCAAGAGAGTTAAGGCCTGTCTTTGGTTTTCTGTTAGACTACTCTAATGTGAGTTAAACAGAAGTGACTCATTTCAGATCTTGAAAATTGGCCACCTTAAGTCAAGTCATCTCTGCAGTAATAATCAGTGACAGTCTCATGTTTTAAACATATGTTTCTCCTCCCCAAGTCATGTGCTGCACATCctgaacatgtacagtatgatttTAATTCTCCACAGCAAccacagtttttatttaatgcAGAAACGATGTTTTgaataattgattagtcaagTAGTTCAATAGAAGAAATCCTAAAAATATTAATGATCTGTTTTATAACActataaactgaatatgtttaggttttgaactgttggtcggacaaaaagagacatttgAAGAGGTCATCTTGGGCCTGAGGAAATTGTGatgcatatgttttttttttttttttttttttttacattttatagagtAAACTATTAATCAGTTCATTGAAAAAATACAGATACcatcaaaaacatattaagtgataaagaaaataattagaaaatgtgGATCCCAAGAAAGTTTGTGATCCATGATAAGAAGCCCAAGGTACTTATATTCTGTCACCAGCTTAGTCTGCTGGCCTTTGTTGTCTTTTGACAACTTTGCAACATATTAAATCTCGCACAATTTAATTCAGTGATGAGCTTCAACCATTGGAATATAAAggttttgtttgcatgtttatataatgtaatatttttcatCTGTAACCAACAATTCCTTAATTATCAGTTTACATAAGCTATCCTTAAAATATTCCAGATGGTTATCTCTGCAAAGATGGCCATAGTTCCTGACCCTTTGTCTCAGAGGCTCTTTGTGTTGAAAAGATGCTTTTCATTGGGACTGTTACAGCTGCTTTGGGAGGGAAACTTGACTCTGCATTGGCTTCCCTGGACATGAGTAATATAAATATTGCTACACATACCCCTGAAGCCACAGACAACAAAACTCTCAGTGGCTCTCACCCTATGGTAGGCCTAGTCAGTTCACGAGGGAGACACTCATCATCCCCTTGACATATCGGGGCTGCACAAACTCCAGGGTGAGTCCATGTGGGGTGCCCCTAACAAGGTCGACTGGGCGAGGCCGATGACAGCTTGACAGATTGAGGCAGTGTAAgcaaaagagaggaggagaggagccaAGAGGGACGATCAATCCTTTAGACACATCAACCTGCCACTCTGCCCACGCTGCTCCAGCGTACAGGGAACTTagaggaggcagaggcagagatgaagaaaaagagTCAGGTGGTGGTGGAGCCAGAAAGTAACGCAGAATGGTTAAGGCAAACATGCCAGATAGTAAACACATGATAATCTCTCAACTTGTTTATTAGTTGAACGGCATTGCATGAGGCATGCCAGCTCTGGAACACATACTCTCTCACTGACCTCCTTTTCACCCCAACACACTCCTCCCTCACTCTACTACTGTCTCTGCATTTCAACTAGCtgatacatttttcacataCTGCTGTGTTTCCTatgtatgaaaacacacacacacaaacacacacacccatgcaccatttttgtctttctatacttgtgaggaacCTCATCAAAGTAATGCATTCCCTggtccctaaccctaaccatcacaacaCTGCCAAACCccaacccttaccctaaccctaagtAGTCCGACGCTCTCTTAACCTAACCCAAACCCAATTCTAACCTgaaccttaaaaccaagtcttaaccttcaaacagtccTTTGAAGTAGTAAGGACCTGCCAAAGGGTGCTCACAatgcagaaatgtcctcactacGATggaaattggtcctcacaaagataacaataaaagcaataaaagcacacacacacacacacacaaaccctcacACTCAGGGCAGCAAATGAACTCTACCATTAGCACAGTAAATGCTCACTCATGACATACTACAAACTAGATCCAGCGTTGCTCATCAGTGCTACTCGCTCTGCAAAAGTGATAATTTGAGGCTCTTCTAGTGAATCAGTATCATCACTCTCAATCCTGTTTAAGCAATTATACTAGCTGAATCTTAACAAGCAGCCAGGTGACAGAGAAAGTTGCGGGTGTAGGGGAAAATTAGGCCATGATGACCCAAGTGTTTTGCTTCACTGTGGGGATACATTTCAGACATTTGGCCATATGAACTCTTTATCTGCTCCACTCTGGAGCTCAGATATCTGTTTAAATATCTGTTACACCTGACATCATTTTCCAGCTAGTTGTTTCCGTATCCTTCATCCATGCGGCTTGTGGTAATCTGtgttaaaagataaatatttgtattaaagGACACTAAACTCTCCACTAAAGACAGAAACTAGGTAGCATACAGCGTAGCGTATCTAAGATATAACATTTAATTCTGAAGATGCTTTATGGACAGTGAATGTGACACCATGCAGACCGTCACAAAGTTTACACTTTTGTGCCAAAGTGAGATCATTCAATACTGGTAGCATGAAATCTGAATCTTGCTGACATTACAAATCTAAATCCGATGTTCTTGGGTTTCTAGATTTGGGAGTGTGTCTTTCATATTCACAAACGTTTAAAGGTCTGTCGTGACTTGGAAGTACAAACATGATATAAGAAGTAAAATAAGCTGCACCTCCCTGACATTGCATTTGGATTTTAGTAAGGATGATCAGTCCACGTGGATAACTGTCCTTGTTTCTCCTGTTTTCATCATCCCTGCTATCTGTCCTGATGGACCTCAAACAGATTTGCACCTCGATCAGCACCTTTATGTTGGCACTCTATTGTCTTTGTGGTCCGCACCATGTGTTTCCATTTGTCAGGCTGTGGTCCTTCATTAACTCCCCACCAGAGTGTCACATGAGCCTTGTTCCTCTTTTTCCCAGAAAACAGCCGTTACTAAAGGAGATATCAAATGTTTCAATGTAAACAAACTGTACTACGGGACACAGTAAAAGAAGGTCTTGGTTCATGTTACCAGTGACCTGAGAAGAGAAAGGTCCAGGGAGGGAATGAATGAAAGGGAGACAGCCGCCAAAGGTTGCACAAAGTAGATGTGACCACAGATGCAAAGATGAAAGGGAAAGACAAGGCCCAAGTAGCGCAAGGGAAAAGTAATCAGCAAGAGGGCCCGAGATAAAACGTGGGAGTTAACAGGCAAAATGGGTCAAAGTGTTCCATCAGATTGTGCTGTTACAGGCCTGCGGGCGCCAAGGCAGCCTGACTTTTGCATTTGGAGGGCTGTGGTGTGCAGATAGTCAGAGGGAGGTGATGATGTGCATAGTGTGTAAATAGATGGGTCTGGGGTCTATTTATAAATCCATCTGGAGTGGCCCTTAGCAGGGGTTAGCACAGGCCCTACTGACATACACACGACTGCACTGCACATTAGCAGTTTGCTACCAGCAGGGATCCACTCCAAGTTGAAATTGAGATATTGTGCAAACTGCAATGTGAAAGTTAAAAcaggatttgatttttttttagacagTTGTAATTATCATAGCATGATTCAGCAGTGGCAAAAGTGTACAAAGTGGCTGTAAGCAATACCAAAGCATTATTTTgggtgattttttattttttattgttttctgtgaCAGATGTAGGACAATACCTGAGGTTTGCATCACACAAACTTGGAAGAAGCTCACACTGGTATCAATATCAGGTTGTATTGTTCAGTCCAATTTTAGATGTACTTCTTGTGTTCAACAGCACCTGTTGCTTCACCACATCAAAGATGTCACTTCTTTCCATACTTGTCTAGAGTCTCTTATAAAGGTTTCCTAAGTTGTCACTGATTatttataattgattaattctttatttcattgtttacaCATTACTAAGAAgtaattatgtttaaaaaatgtcctgGTTTATAGCTCACATTGAAGTTATACATGCTGATACATAATCAGTAAAGGGTCATTGGCTTTTCATGTCACAGTTTTTAACAGTGACAAATGTTTGTAAGTGATAAAGGTTTCTAGGTTGTATCCTCTggaatcttcttcttcttccttatCAGTTAaagtgttgaataaaaaaagcaGGTAATGTTGGAGGAAGACATGCTGTACACCAAGCAAATGTGTCTGATTTATATGTGGCCTTTCAAGCCAATACCTATGGCTTATTGTATAATTAAATTGtgaaattattatcattaaagcATTACTAAATTATCCATTAGGTTTACTAAGTTTATTGtacattattcattattcattcattcattcattattcattattcagtttattattacatttatttttaagttacctcattaccaacaacttataaaccctttcattttttcctttaGCTTTGAAAGATTAAAATGTCTCCTGATCCCCCCCTGGCCTGCATCAAAAACACTGGTATTTGAGTAAATAAAGATCAGGGACCCTGAGGTCAGGTAGGGTGGGGGCAACAGCAGTGGATGGCAGTGTGGGTTGTTCCTTACAGTGCAGTGATTTGGTGTTTTCAGAGGTTCACCTCCAGATTTACAATTGTATATGAACCAAGCTGTCTTCTCTTGAAAAATGCTATTTATCTTAATTGTGTAATAAGAGACAAATTTGTAATTTGcaccatttaaataaaatcgACTTGACTTAATATGACACTGTCCGTGTACCTCATGAACTGTATCTCATGAGAAGTTAAGGTAAATacaaggttttattttatttaaacaacaaTTCCAATACAGATTTTTAAAGGCACTATGATACAGCTTGTAGTTTCAAACCTTTAACCTTTCTTGTATTATTTATAGACTCTTTTAAttaagacacacagacatatacataaatacatactcACACTGGAATATATACAACAACAGAAGTGGTAACTTTAGTAaggatatttatttaaaaaaatatgaaaaatacagcaCCTCAAAGATATGTATTAAATTTAAATCTATAAccatacacaaaaatacatttcatcatAATGTCAAACATGTTATATTCATAAAAAACTGTCTTGAAACAATTTTATAAAGACAAAGCTTATCTCTCCCCTCTTCCTTCCCTCACCAGCTCTTCTGctacccctcctccctctcttatttttctggcctccttctctgcctcctccgccttcctcttctcctctctctctgtctccagcaGCCACGGCCCTCCCAGATAGCTCAAGATCTCCTCTGGGCTTCCTCTGTGTTTGGGCTCAGGGTGGAGCAGCTCCTTGAAAAGAGTCATCACTAGTGGGCTGAGGCCCTCAAACTGTGAAGGCAGAGGGTTGTCCCTTTGGTTTTCCTTCATGATTGTGTAACTCTCTATTTCCTCCTCACCCCTCCACTCACCATCCCCgatcttctcctctttttcagcCTCACGGTCAAACCACTCCTTGTATCTGCGGTAGCCACGGTCATCATTGGTGCTCTCCTCCCAGGGGAAGCAGCCAGTTAAGAGACAGTAGACAAGTATACCAAGGGCCCAGCTGTCAATACAGGGCTCCACTGTTATCCAAATGTCCTCCATCTCCTCATCAGTCCCATTGCactccctcctctccatctccttctcAGCCTCTTTGACAGGTTCCACCTCAGGAGTGCAGAAGGGCGACTCGTACCAGACAGCACGGACAGTGGAGCCGATGGCCCGGGAGAGGCCAAAGTCACCCAGTTTGACCCAGCGACAGGAACTGTCACACAGGAAGATATTCTCAGGTTTGATGTCACGGTGGACGAAGCCCAGGGAGTGGAGATGTGTAACGGCACCGCTGAGCTGGGACATCACCCTCTGGACACACTCTTCATCCACCCCGACctgaaacagaaagacagactgcATCAGTGCTGCCTCAACAACATCAGAAAACATACTCTCTATAACTTAGTACAACATTTCATGCTAGATGAAAATTAGATGAAGTCTGGTTAGAACACCACATCGTTGGCGCAAAGACAAACTAAATCTGCGTCACCCAAATTCATTGGTGACGCTCTTGGAAACTCCTGCTTTACTTCCACTTCATTCAGTGAGAGCAGGGTGCCCTTATTCTTATCAGTACTCTATTATGTTACTGGCAGTGACACTGACACAGAAGAGCTGGATGCCTTTATCAAGCATGTCTCAAAAGGACATGGTCAGCAGTTACATTTTCCATGAAATCCCTATGAGAaaggcacacagcagaaataaagtaTAATCCTACTGAACTGTTGCAGCGTTGCATTTGATTCATAGTCATCTGTCATGCAGATATAAATCTACAACCTTGTCTTCTTGttttgctgcctggattatgttcacaggCAACATTTTTCCAGTGAAGGAAGTGCTATGTTCTttttgcaacaaaagcactttggctaaggttagggaaagattgtggtttcaattaaatgctgaaaaactaaACAGGCTCCTTCTcctgttgactttttcagttttaaaaccacaatctttccctaactttaaccaagtgctgtgagtgcctaaacataactaTAAAAAAGTTTCATCATGCTTGTGTTGCTAGAATAGGATATTATATTGCGGATATTGTacggaaaacaaatgaaatacattgtcagtaaacattttgcagatacgtTTGGTatcaacattttgcaacttgcAAGATACGTTAATtgaaaacatttcctcattatgttgataaaaaacacAATCCGGGTGgcattgtgtttcttttaaatgtaatttctatgAGACAATCTAACATTCATGCAAGCTTTTGTTCTGCTGAAGTTAGAGGAAACACCCTCCATGCTTcattttacaagtaaaagtattttagGCTAGACATGCCATGCAGGGTATTAACAGCACATTTCATGCCACAAATCAGCCAAACTGACCTCTGACACTATCACACTGTAGAGGTCACCGTATAGACCAGCTTGCTGGGCAAAGACATAGTAGGATGGCGTGGAAAAGAAGATGCCAAGGGCCCGTGTCAGAGAAGGATGGGTGCAGTAAGAAAGGGAGAGATTGTATTCACGCAGGAAAGAGGTGAGCGAGGTAGACTGACGAGGGAAGAACTTCAGAGCCATAGGGGTTCCTGAAGGGAATGAAGCAAGACAACATGAATACTACAATATCTAATCAGTTTTAGTCAGATGTTGTCAAAAAGCCGTCATCATTGATGGAATGTGAGTGCTGTCCATCATTGCCACTGTGAACAAATATAACTTCCCCTTTGGGGCGACTCAGTTACACACAGCTACACCCCAGTTGGGGAAACTCTATCTCAGAGAATGTACCAAAGCACTTCATTACAGCAACAGAAGCTCAAACAGTTAAGGGAACACTATCAAAAGACAGACTATCAAAAGACTCATCTGTCCTTACTGCAGCGCTGACCCCACCCGACATGTGTAGTTTCTTCATTAGAAAGAAACCTGAGCCTGAGACAAATGCGCTACGGTGGAGATGTACCATTTCACCCGTTTCAGATTACGCAGTAGGAGTTTAAAAGCATGATCAAAACTCTTAATAAAATATACCATCATTAGGAAATTTGAATGTGAATTTCATACACTCTTGCAGACTGATTAAACTGAGATGTAATAGTCTCAGGCTGTCGTGACCTTTAACCTGGAGTCTTGCACTAACCTCTCTTTCTGTGTACAGCTAACATGACCTTTCCGtaggatccctctcccaggagcTTTACCATCTGGAAGTGTTCGGATACCTTCAGACTGGGCATGGACTGCGCCGACAGGAAACATCGCTCATCAAgttcctgagctgctgcagcctgagcacacacacacacacacacacacacacacacacacacacacacacatacataaatccATACTCAGTGTCATTGCATGATGCCTACAGATGATGATTGGTTCAGTGGCATCAAGAGAAAGGAGATTCACAGCTTGACCGGCATGTGTCGATGTTAGCGATAGATAACTTCACAGAATGTCTGAATCTAGCGCTGAACATGCTGACGTGATACCTGAACCTGCTACTTTAAAAAGGATCTTGCAACTTTAAATCTCACATATCTCATAAGTGCAGTTATACGTTAACAAATACTATTCTCATGAATTCTTATTAATTCATTAGTTTGCATACTCCTAATCAGAGTTTAAGAACCACCTGTCAGAAATTTGTGGAAAATTGTGTTATGTTATCACTTTCTGATCAGATCTGACAAGCTCTCCATCATCCTACAGACGAAATAAACTTCAGACTAAAACATGATGTCTTATCAGGGCGATCATAACATTTGGCAATGTCATTCAGTGTTTTCGTGAAGTCACATCCATGATGGCTGTCTTTGAAGTAGATCCCCCACCACATACACTAGCAAATTAAGAAGACTGTGAACAGTTACCACACAGcttaacacaaaaaataaagctATGGTAGTAGGAgaacatattttttcttttgacctTCCACGTGTTGCGTAACTGAGTTTAGTGGGCAAcagattttaattttgattaaatTACACCTGTTACATCcctgtaaacaaaacaagcaacatttCTGGTAGTTGTTGCActaaaatcaatacattttctggctcggattaaaataataaacctGATTATGATAATTTTCCAATAAATCTCTGATGGTGAGATCAAACAGTGCCATATGCTATTTATTTTTGAGTTATGCCATGCCAACAGTTGATGGATGGATCTCAGTTATGAGTTGCTGCTTGGCAAGCAAATGCAGCTGATGTACAGCCAAAAATAAGACTGCAGGTATCAACCAGTCTGAGAGTGCTGCTTGGCAAAGATGTAGCCAAAGACAGCTCTATTTTAAATTATGGGCTGCTTCAAGATCAATCGTGTATAGATTGATGCTGCTCTATTGGTACACCAATAGGCTCCAGAATGTATCTCCACAACGTCAACTTTTCAGACATTGAGAGAACTCACGGGCTGATAAAAAGCTGCATTTGAGACAATTTCCAAACGCATGGAAAGTAAAATAGACACATCATATTTCTACAGGAAATCCTATGGTAAAGAGTAATGTACTATCAACTTATCAGCATGTTGTTATAACTGGTAACATGGGAAAATAGAAAGATATATTGTCTATGTATATTTGTCTATGaattttcacagttttgaaGTCAAAGCACAGTGTTAAATTCCTGAATTCAAATCTCAGTTGGGTTTTGTTCACAGAGTTGTTAACACATGTTTGGGTTATCACATCATAACATTCTTTGGCTGCTCCTCATTCTACTTACGGCAACATGAAAGGAACATAATTTATTACGTACTAAGAATTGCTTGCAACTGAGTTTTATCCAGGTCACAGTTTGACTTAGTGATTTATTGGCTCTGATACATTAATAATTGCAGATGCATCTCAAACATTTGTTGCATCAGGAGCATCCTGATATTTGTCCTCGTAAATTGAGGTGATTATTAATCAACCTCCTATTCATAAATGGCAATTGACATAAGGCGACAAGTGACCTGAGATTTTAATAAGGGCTCTGCATGAGCTAATTTCATTAACAAATTTGAAGTTCTGTACACGTGCTCAACATTACAAGCTGAAAATCCTCTCAATGGCATTGTCTATCAAACCTTTGCAGCCTCAGAGAAATTTTGCAATAAAAAGCAAGCAGTGCATTTGCACCATGCCTGCATGTCATCATATAgttgcaaaaacacatttataaatccCCCAACCATTTGCACATACAggaactgtttgttttttgcagcaCAATATGATGATTTTATGAATATCACTTAACTCATAAAGCTGTCATTTAATTGTGTATGTAACGTGTTGCTGCTGGATTTATCTTCAGAGGAATAACGTGCAATACTTACTGTCATTTTCTGTTCAGTTGGTTGATCTCTGTTCACTTTGTC is part of the Siniperca chuatsi isolate FFG_IHB_CAS linkage group LG9, ASM2008510v1, whole genome shotgun sequence genome and encodes:
- the sbk3 gene encoding uncharacterized serine/threonine-protein kinase SBK3 — protein: MTAAAAQELDERCFLSAQSMPSLKVSEHFQMVKLLGEGSYGKVMLAVHRKRGTPMALKFFPRQSTSLTSFLREYNLSLSYCTHPSLTRALGIFFSTPSYYVFAQQAGLYGDLYSVIVSEVGVDEECVQRVMSQLSGAVTHLHSLGFVHRDIKPENIFLCDSSCRWVKLGDFGLSRAIGSTVRAVWYESPFCTPEVEPVKEAEKEMERRECNGTDEEMEDIWITVEPCIDSWALGILVYCLLTGCFPWEESTNDDRGYRRYKEWFDREAEKEEKIGDGEWRGEEEIESYTIMKENQRDNPLPSQFEGLSPLVMTLFKELLHPEPKHRGSPEEILSYLGGPWLLETEREEKRKAEEAEKEARKIREGGGVAEELVREGRGER
- the mfap5 gene encoding microfibril associated protein 5 produces the protein MGSLPVVLLLCSFHALTAVAQLQQAEFTEAPEGTLPPNCREEQYPCTRLYSVHRPTRKCIHGLCLYSLPRIYVINKEICMRTVCQQDEYLKAELCRELSGWPRRVERTSISKRCLRRRSNPKTWANKV